Below is a window of Shinella sp. PSBB067 DNA.
TCTCCGAGGCCTTCCCGAACCATGCAGCGGCCCTTGCCGCCGCCCGCATCGCCGCAGAACGACATGAAAGGTCCGACGAGGATCGCTTCATCTCCTACCAGTCGGAGGACGGAAAGTGGCACAACGAGGTGGCGGCGGGCCGTGATCGGCCGGAGACTGAGGTCGTCGATTCCGCCGAAACGGTAACCGACGCCCCTACCCCTCGATAAACGGCCTGATCTGCCGGAGTTCGGCGACGAAACGCTTCCGCTCCTGTTCCGCGTCGGGCCGCCCGCGGCTGCGCAGGAGCGAGGACGGATGGACGGTGATCAGCGTCGGCACCCCGTTCTCCGCCTCGACGATCCGGCCGCGGTCCGCCGTGACGGCGTGGCGCTTCCCAAGGAGCGCAAAGGTCGCCGTCGCGCCGAGGGCGACCAGAAGGGCCGGTTTCAGCCGCTCGATCTCCCCGCCGAGCCACCAGGCGCATTGCCGGACCTCGCCCGCATTCGGCTTTTCATGGATCCGCCGCTTGCCGAACCGCTTGAACTTGAAGTGCTTGACCGCATTGGTGACGTAGCAGTCCGCCCGGTCGATGCCGGCTTCCTCCAGGCAGCGGTCGAGAAACCGCCCCGACGGCCCCACGAAGGGATGGCCGAGTTGGTCCTCGCGGTCGCCGGGCTGTTCGCCCACCAGGAAAACCCGCGCATCCTTCGCCCCTTCCCCGAAGACGACCTGCGTCGCATCGCGGTAGAGATCGCACCGCCGGCACTCGGCCGCCGCCGCGTGCATCGTGTCGAGGTCGCCCTGCGCGTGCTCCTGGAAGGCCGGCGCCGGCGCCTTGCCCCCCTTCAGCATGACCGCCGCTCCCGCGGCTGCGCCGTCTGCCAGGCTGCATGAAGCGCCTCGAAGAGCTGAGCATACTGGGAGGCGCTGCGGTCCCATGAAAAGTCAGCCTTCATGGCCTGGCGCTGCAGGCCCGCCCAGGCTTCGCGATCCCGAAAGGCTTCGCACGCACGCCGCACCGCCTCGCGGAAACTGTGTGGTTCGATGGGATGGAACTGGAACCCCGTCGCGACGGCCCGCGACATCGCCGCCTCGTTGGCGTCGATGATGGTCTCGGAAAGACCGCCGGTGCGCCCGACCAGCGGGATGGCGCCGTAGCGCATGGCGTAGAGCTGGGTGAGACCGCAGGGCTCGAAGCGCGACGGCTGCATCAGCACGTCGCAACCCGACACGATGAGATGGGCGAGTTCCTCGCTGTAGCCGATATGCACGCTCACCCGCTCGGGATGCCGCCAGGCGCAATCCCTCAGCGCGTCCTCGATCGCCGCATCGCCCTGCCCGCACACGACGAGCTGGCCGCCATGCGCGACGATCTCCTCGGCGGCGTCCGGGATCATGTCCGCGCCCTTCTGCCAGGTCAGCCGCGTCAGCGCCGAAAAGAGCGGCCCGCCCGCATCCGGCAGGCCGAAATGCGACAGCACCGCCGCCCGGTTCGCCTGGCGCCGCGGCAGCGAGCGCGCGTCGTAGCGCCGGGCGGGGACGGGATCGGATGCGGGGTTCCAGATCTCGGAATCGATGCCGTTGACGATGCCGTACAGCGCCGCACGCCGCGTCTGCAGCACGCCGTCGAGGCCCATGCCGAGCTCGGGAGAGAGGATTTCCCGCGCATAGGTGGGACTGACCGTCGTCACGATGTCCGAGCAGACGAGCCCACCCTTGAGGAAACCGACGCCGCCGTAATATTCCAGGCACTCGATGCCGAGCGCCGTGTCGGGCAGTTCGAGCCGCGAGGCGATGTCGGGGGAGAACTGTCCCTGGAAGGCGAGGTTGTGAACGGTGCAGACGACCGGAAGCGAACTGCGGAACGCATAGCGCAGATAGACGGGAACGAGCGCCGTCTGCCAGTCGTGGACGTGCACGATATCCGTCTGCACGGCGCACAGCTCGCCGAGGGCGATCCTCGCGCCGGCCAGCGAGAACACCGCAAAGCGCAGCCAGTTGTCGGGATGGTCCCGGCCCGCGCCATCGATATAAGGGCCGCCTGCGCGCTCATAGAGTTCGGGGATTTCGAGGACGAGAAGGTCGAGCCCGTCCATCGTGGCGCGCGTCAGGACGGCGTCGTGGCCGAGGAGACCGCCGAGGCGCCCCACTTCGGTTCGCCGCGGCAGATGTTCCAGCACCGGGCCATAGCCCGGCACGAG
It encodes the following:
- a CDS encoding DUF2188 domain-containing protein produces the protein MPITYHVVPHEDGWAYRLDDVFSEAFPNHAAALAAARIAAERHERSDEDRFISYQSEDGKWHNEVAAGRDRPETEVVDSAETVTDAPTPR
- a CDS encoding UdgX family uracil-DNA binding protein (This protein belongs to the uracil DNA glycosylase superfamily, members of which act in excision repair of DNA. However, it belongs more specifically to UdgX branch, whose founding member was found to bind uracil in DNA (where it does not belong), without cleaving it, appears to promote DNA repair by a pathway involving RecA, rather than base excision.); this translates as MLKGGKAPAPAFQEHAQGDLDTMHAAAAECRRCDLYRDATQVVFGEGAKDARVFLVGEQPGDREDQLGHPFVGPSGRFLDRCLEEAGIDRADCYVTNAVKHFKFKRFGKRRIHEKPNAGEVRQCAWWLGGEIERLKPALLVALGATATFALLGKRHAVTADRGRIVEAENGVPTLITVHPSSLLRSRGRPDAEQERKRFVAELRQIRPFIEG
- the glgA gene encoding glycogen synthase GlgA: MNVLSIVSEVYPLIKTGGLADVAGALPKALRPHGINVSTLVPGYGPVLEHLPRRTEVGRLGGLLGHDAVLTRATMDGLDLLVLEIPELYERAGGPYIDGAGRDHPDNWLRFAVFSLAGARIALGELCAVQTDIVHVHDWQTALVPVYLRYAFRSSLPVVCTVHNLAFQGQFSPDIASRLELPDTALGIECLEYYGGVGFLKGGLVCSDIVTTVSPTYAREILSPELGMGLDGVLQTRRAALYGIVNGIDSEIWNPASDPVPARRYDARSLPRRQANRAAVLSHFGLPDAGGPLFSALTRLTWQKGADMIPDAAEEIVAHGGQLVVCGQGDAAIEDALRDCAWRHPERVSVHIGYSEELAHLIVSGCDVLMQPSRFEPCGLTQLYAMRYGAIPLVGRTGGLSETIIDANEAAMSRAVATGFQFHPIEPHSFREAVRRACEAFRDREAWAGLQRQAMKADFSWDRSASQYAQLFEALHAAWQTAQPRERRSC